The Neovison vison isolate M4711 chromosome 5, ASM_NN_V1, whole genome shotgun sequence genome includes a region encoding these proteins:
- the LYRM9 gene encoding LYR motif-containing protein 9, translating to MAPLPGAELVQRPLQLYRYLLRCCQQLPTKGIQEHYKHAVRQSFRVHSDEDNPERIQQIIKRAIEDADWIMNKYKKQN from the exons ATGGCCCCACTACCAGGGGCAGAGCTGGTCCAGAGGCCGCTGCAGCTCTACCGATATCTGCTGCGCTGTTGCCAGCAGCTGCCAACCAAGGGCATCCAGGAGCATTACAAACATGCTGTCAGGCAG AGTTTCCGGGTTCATTCAGATGAAGACAATCCTGAGAGAATCCAGCAGATTATTAAAAGAGCCATTGAAGATGCAGACTGGATCATGAACAAA tataaaaaacaaaactga